A window of Primulina tabacum isolate GXHZ01 chromosome 4, ASM2559414v2, whole genome shotgun sequence contains these coding sequences:
- the LOC142543081 gene encoding actin-depolymerizing factor 3-like yields the protein MANSASGMAVHDDCKLKFMELKTKRTHRFIVYKIEEKQKQVMVEKLGEPGQTYDDFITLLPADECRYAVFDFEFLTKENVPKSRIFFIAWAPDTAKVRNKMIYASSKDRFKRELDGIQIELQATDPSEVDLDVFKSRAN from the exons ATG GCTAATTCAGCATCCGGAATGGCAGTGCATGATGACTGCAAACTAAAATTTATGGAGTTGAAAACTAAAAGGACACATCGCTTTATTGTCTACAAGATTGAGGAAAAGCAAAAACAGGTTATGGTGGAAAAGCTCGGTGAACCTGGGCAAACTTATGATGACTTCATCACTCTCCTTCCTGCTGATGAATGCAGATACGCGGTCTTTGACTTCGAATTTCTTACCAAAGAGAATGTCCCGAAGAGCAGGATTTTCTTTATTGCGTG GGCCCCTGATACTGCGAAGGTCCGGAACAAAATGATCTATGCTAGCTCCAAGGACAGGTTCAAGAGGGAATTAGATGGCATCCAGATAGAGCTGCAAGCAACCGATCCATCTGAGGTGGACCTTGATGTCTTCAAAAGTCGTGCAAACTAG
- the LOC142543080 gene encoding LOW QUALITY PROTEIN: putative pentatricopeptide repeat-containing protein At5g59900 (The sequence of the model RefSeq protein was modified relative to this genomic sequence to represent the inferred CDS: inserted 3 bases in 2 codons): MKPSIRHSTPLPKLRPIVPDHLQKDDDDNLLSTLNDIXRSKQSWTIALNSPSISSRLNPTHIERLILLNVHDSRSVLRFFQLSGPSQELHHSTKTFCLLIHSLAHSKLYWPASSLVQTLLQINGDPRSGFRKSFDSCRRFDFYSVYGFDYWFRAIFRGRRVSDSVLIARLMECGLLPEVRTLSAVLNGLIRIRQFDMVHGLIDEFFVGSRLQPDVYVYTAVVRSLCELKDCNKAKEMMSWVEKKGFKSNVXTYNVLINGLCKSGSVWEAVEIRKGMGLKDLRADVITYCMLVLVFRRVEEFAVGRDSVMFTSHMLVSNNFRDMGEKGIFVDLVCFLY; encoded by the exons ATGAAACCCTCGATCCGTCACTCGACTCCCTTACCCAAACTCAGACCCATCGTCCCCGACCACCTCCAAAAAGATGATGACGATAATCTTCTGTCGACGTTAAACGACA AACGGAGCAAACAGAGCTGGACAATTGCTTTGAACAGCCCCTCCATCTCGTCTCGTCTGAATCCTACGCACATCGAGAGACTTATCCTCCTAAATGTTCATGATTCCAGGTCAGTTCTCCGTTTTTTTCAACTTTCTGGGCCTTCACAGGAGCTTCACCATTCCACGAAGACGTTTTGCTTGCTGATTCACTCCTTGGCCCATTCGAAACTTTATTGGCCGGCGTCGTCGCTTGTGCAGACCCTTCTGCAGATAAATGGGGATCCCAGGTCCGGCTTTCGGAAATCGTTTGATTCTTGCAGAAGGTTCGATTTTTATTCGGTTTATGGGTTTGATTACTGGTTCAGAGCTATCTTTCGGGGAAGAAGAGTTTCGGATTCTGTGTTGATTGCAAGATTGATGGAGTGTGGTTTGCTTCCAGAGGTGAGGACTTTGAGTGCAGTGTTGAATGGGTTGATTAGAATAAGACAGTTTGATATGGTGCAtggtttgattgatgaattttttGTGGGTTCTCGGCTTCAGCCGGATGTTTATGTGTATACTGCTGTCGTGAGAAGCTTGTGTGAGTTAAAGGATTGTAATAAAGCAAAGGAAATGATGAGTTGGGTGGAGAAGAAGGGATTCAAATCGAATGT TACTTATAATGTGTTGATTAACGGGCTATGTAAAAGTGGGAGTGTGTGGGAGGCAGTTGAGATTAGAAAAGGGATGGGGCTCAAGGATTTGAGAGCTGATGTTATTACTTATTGCATGCTGGTTCTCGTGTTCCGCAGAGTTGAAGAATTTGCGGTTGGACGAGATTCGGTGATgtttacatcacatatgctGGTCTCGAACAACTT TAGAGATATGGGCGAAAAAGGTATCTTCGTGGATCTCGTATGTTTTCTATACTGA